The following are encoded together in the Acidobacteriota bacterium genome:
- a CDS encoding plastocyanin/azurin family copper-binding protein, giving the protein MNRAPLLALLAAALTTGPAIAQNVADEEPNRGGEARYEARDPAYALEHLHPAEGYEVSLFASEQDFPIGNPVALAFDSRGRLWVATMPSYPQRLPEEEPDDKIVILEDRNGDGRADHHTVFARGLHVPTGFELGDGGVYVAQQPNLMFIEDTDGDDVADRYEVILHGFGTEDSHHSISAFTWGPGGALYFQEGVFHHSQVETPHGPVRLVDAGVFRYKPNRFHLEVFVSYPFANPWGHVFDRWGQNFIADASGGSNYFGAPITGNAPYPTKRRRMKVFTSIVRPTSGCEIVSSRHFPDEAQGNFLINNTIGFQGIKQHRVIEEDSGFTSEEVEPLLYSTDINFRPVDLQFGPDGSLYVVDWFNPLIGHMQYSLRDERRDHDHGRIWRVRHGSRPLLDPPEIAGASTPGLVRLLESYEDRTRYRVRRELRERPRDEVLAAVEAWLDDVDARELDTRELGAGDDANVSDLEHHRLEALWLYQNLNVVEPELLDRMLDSPEPQARAAATRVARFWRRELDDPLAILAARTEDSFPRTRLEALLGLSYLESEPAALAALKTLDQQTDYYLDYVLGETVDTLEDFWLPALESDREPALLDTLAPPLAGYLLSRLSTRKLERLPAHPLTDRAVLRRADASVERQRQALTSLTSGERSSGETPAMLLAGELAELDQAGSADPERFDRIILHLMEQDAPSLLAARGQFEALAGNGARQGTRSAAIAALIVATGDPSPGNVLPRRRTDDRLIDWLRAVDSLPPALRGEAYPAVSSLFDERRGRDRSALDAAVRTLAGITRDAGRSFRRLADLVSDPAMGLAALEGLGQLTAEASDAWPAAGGEDALAGPILAALRDAPPRELTSPRYRRIHDLGLRLADRQIDRSDGEGGGDLREEIVNLGAAIVTLRPVPHQMLFDLEEFTVRAGGPVEITFENIDVMPHNVVVTRPGALEEVGRAADAEAERNPAGAEASGYVPKTPLVLFRTGLVQPGETEVLSFNAPTEPGLYPFVCTFPGHWILMKGTMRVVERLDGAAVTRYAAPRLAPDVPQRAFVADWKYEMLETDVAPLDAAPPASDEELERGRLLFLEAGCATCHQLGGAGGEIGPALDDVRERLGALDTLRHILEPSDEVAEDYRTSLVETRDGRFYSGLLVEAGEEAVRIRSNPLDPNHIESIPREEIESLDESSLSPMPSGLLSTLQPSEVQDLIRYVLHSP; this is encoded by the coding sequence ATGAACCGCGCCCCGCTCCTGGCGCTCCTGGCGGCGGCGCTCACTACCGGTCCGGCGATCGCCCAGAACGTCGCCGACGAGGAACCGAATCGCGGCGGCGAGGCCCGCTACGAAGCCCGCGATCCCGCCTACGCGCTGGAACACCTGCACCCGGCCGAGGGGTACGAGGTCTCGCTGTTCGCCTCCGAGCAGGACTTCCCGATCGGCAACCCGGTGGCGCTGGCGTTCGACTCCCGAGGGCGCCTCTGGGTGGCGACCATGCCCTCCTATCCCCAGCGACTGCCGGAGGAGGAACCCGACGACAAGATCGTGATCCTCGAAGACCGCAACGGCGACGGGCGCGCGGACCACCACACCGTCTTCGCCCGCGGCCTGCACGTGCCGACCGGCTTCGAACTGGGCGACGGCGGCGTCTACGTGGCCCAGCAGCCGAACCTGATGTTCATCGAGGACACCGACGGTGACGATGTGGCCGACCGCTACGAGGTCATCCTCCACGGCTTCGGCACGGAGGACAGCCACCACTCGATTTCCGCCTTCACCTGGGGACCCGGCGGCGCGCTCTACTTCCAGGAGGGCGTGTTCCATCACAGCCAGGTCGAGACACCCCACGGCCCGGTGCGGCTGGTCGATGCCGGCGTGTTCCGCTACAAGCCGAACCGCTTCCACCTCGAGGTCTTCGTCTCCTACCCCTTCGCCAATCCCTGGGGCCACGTCTTCGACCGCTGGGGACAGAACTTCATCGCCGACGCCTCCGGCGGCTCGAACTACTTTGGCGCCCCGATCACCGGCAACGCGCCCTACCCGACGAAGCGGCGGCGGATGAAGGTGTTCACCTCGATCGTCCGGCCGACGTCCGGCTGCGAGATCGTCAGTTCGCGCCACTTCCCGGACGAGGCGCAGGGCAACTTCCTGATCAACAACACGATCGGCTTCCAGGGCATCAAGCAGCACCGGGTGATCGAGGAGGACTCCGGCTTCACCTCAGAGGAGGTCGAGCCGCTCCTCTACTCGACCGACATCAACTTCCGGCCCGTCGACCTGCAGTTCGGACCGGACGGTTCGCTCTACGTCGTCGACTGGTTCAACCCGCTGATCGGCCACATGCAGTACTCGCTCCGGGACGAGCGCCGCGACCACGACCACGGCCGGATCTGGCGCGTGCGGCATGGCTCGCGGCCGCTGCTCGATCCGCCCGAGATCGCGGGCGCCTCGACGCCGGGACTCGTCCGATTGCTGGAGAGCTACGAAGACCGCACCCGATACCGCGTCCGCCGCGAACTCCGGGAACGCCCGCGCGACGAGGTGCTGGCCGCGGTCGAGGCGTGGCTGGACGACGTCGACGCCCGCGAGCTGGACACCCGCGAGTTGGGGGCCGGCGACGACGCGAACGTTTCCGATCTGGAGCACCACCGCCTGGAAGCCCTGTGGCTCTACCAGAACCTGAACGTCGTCGAACCCGAACTGCTCGACCGCATGCTCGACTCACCCGAACCGCAGGCGCGCGCGGCGGCGACCCGGGTCGCCCGCTTCTGGCGGCGCGAACTGGACGATCCCCTGGCCATCCTGGCCGCCCGCACCGAGGATTCCTTCCCGCGGACCCGCCTGGAAGCGTTGCTCGGTCTGAGCTACCTGGAATCGGAGCCGGCGGCGCTGGCGGCCCTCAAGACGCTGGACCAGCAGACCGACTACTACCTCGACTACGTCCTCGGCGAGACGGTCGACACCCTGGAGGACTTCTGGCTCCCGGCGCTCGAGTCGGACCGCGAACCGGCGCTGCTCGACACCCTGGCGCCGCCCTTGGCCGGCTACCTGCTGAGTCGCCTGTCGACCCGCAAACTCGAGCGCTTGCCCGCCCACCCGCTCACCGACCGCGCCGTGCTCCGTCGTGCCGACGCCAGCGTGGAACGCCAGCGCCAGGCGCTCACCAGCCTGACCAGCGGCGAACGCAGCAGCGGGGAAACGCCGGCCATGCTCCTGGCCGGGGAGCTGGCGGAGCTGGACCAGGCTGGGTCCGCCGACCCGGAGCGCTTCGACCGCATCATCCTGCACCTGATGGAACAGGACGCACCCTCCCTGCTCGCCGCCCGTGGCCAGTTCGAAGCGCTGGCCGGGAACGGCGCCCGGCAGGGCACACGAAGCGCCGCCATCGCCGCCCTGATCGTCGCCACCGGCGACCCCTCGCCGGGCAACGTGCTGCCTCGCCGGCGGACGGACGACCGGCTGATCGACTGGCTGCGCGCCGTGGACTCCCTGCCGCCGGCGCTCCGGGGAGAGGCCTACCCTGCCGTCTCTTCCCTGTTCGACGAGCGCCGCGGACGCGACCGGAGCGCGCTCGACGCGGCGGTCCGGACGCTCGCCGGCATTACCCGGGACGCCGGCCGCAGTTTCCGGAGACTGGCCGATCTCGTCTCCGATCCAGCGATGGGGCTGGCGGCACTCGAAGGTCTCGGCCAGCTGACCGCCGAGGCCTCCGACGCCTGGCCCGCGGCCGGCGGTGAGGACGCGCTCGCCGGTCCGATCCTGGCCGCCCTCCGCGACGCGCCGCCCCGCGAACTGACCTCGCCGCGTTACCGGCGCATCCACGACCTGGGCCTGCGCCTCGCCGACCGGCAGATCGATCGCAGCGACGGCGAGGGCGGCGGCGACCTCCGCGAAGAGATCGTCAACCTCGGCGCCGCGATCGTCACGCTCCGACCCGTCCCTCACCAGATGCTGTTCGACCTCGAGGAGTTCACGGTGCGCGCCGGCGGGCCGGTCGAGATCACCTTCGAGAACATCGACGTGATGCCCCACAACGTCGTCGTCACGAGGCCCGGGGCGCTTGAAGAGGTCGGCCGCGCCGCCGACGCGGAGGCGGAGCGCAATCCGGCCGGAGCCGAGGCGTCGGGCTACGTCCCGAAGACGCCCCTGGTCCTCTTCCGCACCGGCCTGGTCCAGCCGGGCGAAACGGAGGTCCTGAGCTTCAACGCCCCAACGGAACCCGGCCTCTATCCCTTCGTCTGCACCTTCCCCGGACACTGGATCCTGATGAAGGGCACGATGCGCGTGGTCGAGCGCCTCGACGGCGCGGCGGTCACCCGCTACGCCGCTCCCCGGCTCGCCCCGGACGTTCCCCAGCGCGCCTTCGTCGCCGACTGGAAGTACGAGATGCTGGAGACCGACGTCGCTCCCCTGGATGCCGCGCCGCCGGCAAGCGACGAGGAACTCGAGCGCGGCCGTCTGCTCTTCCTCGAGGCCGGCTGCGCCACCTGCCACCAACTCGGCGGCGCCGGCGGCGAGATCGGCCCGGCCCTCGACGACGTGCGCGAGCGTCTCGGAGCGCTGGACACCCTGCGGCACATCCTGGAGCCCTCTGACGAGGTGGCCGAGGACTACCGCACGAGCCTGGTCGAGACCCGCGACGGCCGCTTCTACTCCGGTCTTCTGGTCGAGGCCGGCGAGGAGGCCGTGCGCATCCGCTCGAACCCGCTCGACCCGAACCACATCGAGTCGATTCCACGCGAGGAGATCGAGAGTCTCGACGAGTCGTCTCTCTCGCCCATGCCGAGCGGCCTGCTCAGCACTCTCCAGCCGTCCGAGGTCCAGGACCTGATCCGCTACGTGCTCCACTCGCCGTGA
- a CDS encoding SGNH/GDSL hydrolase family protein has translation MKKLSALLLAMVATGASATDAATLDLRRGDRICLVGNTFAERFQLFGYFESGLLAAFPDLELSVRNLAWSADEAALRPRPLDFGAVDRHLEAQGADVVLLFYGANESFAGSEGLPAFRNDLGRLLRHVSKQLYNGSEPARIALVSPIPQQALPSGRGLGPEAVERRNTDLRAYAEAAEAVAAGNGVPFVDIFDGVAAAFAGAPAPLTVNGLHLNEAGYWHVSRVLLDALGASAPGTVVASAEGGAGLEIRPPVLPPGPNPQPDGLRISVRDLAPGYYALRRGDQTLASASDGDWAKGLEVQETSAITALMETGDGLRRVVLHKSRLFFDRYRAVNGYYIYGGRKEPFGVHSFPPEMVRFDELVGELDDEAAALARSDEVWRLERVDR, from the coding sequence GTGAAGAAACTGTCCGCCCTTCTGCTCGCAATGGTCGCGACCGGCGCCTCCGCGACGGACGCCGCCACGCTTGACCTTCGCCGCGGCGACCGGATCTGCCTGGTGGGCAACACGTTCGCCGAGCGATTCCAGCTCTTCGGCTACTTCGAGAGCGGGCTGCTGGCGGCATTCCCTGACCTGGAGCTGTCGGTACGCAACCTCGCCTGGTCGGCCGACGAAGCGGCCCTGCGGCCGCGACCCCTGGACTTCGGCGCGGTCGACCGTCATCTCGAGGCGCAGGGCGCGGACGTCGTCCTGCTGTTCTACGGCGCCAACGAGTCGTTCGCCGGCAGCGAGGGCCTGCCGGCCTTCAGGAACGACCTCGGGAGGCTGCTCCGCCATGTCTCGAAGCAGCTTTACAACGGCTCCGAGCCGGCGCGCATCGCCCTCGTCTCGCCAATACCGCAGCAGGCGCTGCCTTCCGGTCGCGGGCTCGGTCCGGAGGCGGTCGAACGGCGCAACACCGACCTGCGCGCCTACGCCGAAGCGGCCGAGGCCGTCGCGGCCGGGAACGGCGTGCCCTTCGTCGACATCTTCGACGGCGTCGCGGCCGCCTTCGCCGGCGCACCCGCGCCGTTGACCGTCAACGGTCTGCATCTGAACGAGGCCGGCTACTGGCACGTCTCCCGGGTGCTGCTCGACGCGCTCGGCGCTTCGGCGCCGGGCACCGTGGTCGCCTCGGCCGAAGGCGGGGCGGGGCTGGAGATCCGCCCGCCGGTCCTGCCACCGGGGCCCAACCCGCAACCGGACGGGCTCCGGATCAGCGTCCGCGACCTGGCGCCCGGCTACTACGCCCTGCGGCGCGGCGACCAGACCCTGGCCTCCGCCAGCGACGGAGACTGGGCGAAGGGACTCGAAGTCCAGGAGACGTCGGCCATCACCGCCCTGATGGAGACCGGCGACGGCCTGCGCCGCGTGGTGCTGCACAAGAGCCGGCTGTTCTTCGACCGCTACCGCGCGGTGAACGGCTATTACATCTACGGCGGGCGCAAGGAGCCCTTCGGCGTTCACTCCTTCCCGCCCGAGATGGTCCGCTTCGACGAATTGGTCGGCGAACTCGACGACGAGGCCGCGGCGCTCGCCCGGTCGGACGAAGTCTGGCGCCTGGAGCGCGTCGACCGATGA
- a CDS encoding PQQ-binding-like beta-propeller repeat protein, which translates to MTRAPAAVILLVAAATVAPAAGQHGAIGGEWHEYGGDAGGTKYAPLGQIHRGNVDDLAIRWRWESPDNSIADPDAGLDNVAFESTPLMRNGVLYTSTSFSQAAAIDAATGRQLWLHDPRSYDSGRPPNNGFLHRGLAWWTDGETETVYLATGDARLIALDPATGRPRREFGNRGTVDLTAGIRSLNGRSDQYGHTSPPTVVGDVVVVGSSVMDWAPQPEWPPGDVRGYHARTGRLLWTFHTVPRPGQFGYSTWENGSAERVGGANVWAPMTADPELGYVYLPVSAPSNHFYGGHRKGDNLFANSIVCLDARTGRRVWHYQIVHHDIWDFDLPAPPNLVDITVGGREIPAVAQVTKQGWVFVFDRRNGRPVWPIHEVPVPQSSVPGERTALTQPRPTKPPPFDRLGIAPEDLGDGAEEVLADLDWGPIYTPLSTRGAVIYPGLGGGANWGGAAFDPTRSRLYVPVQGVVPFWIRLYQTAISGYYLYDSGILWASGNRYLLKPPWGHVAAYDLDRGEILWQRVNDGANGYAGTPSLLATQDLLFYANRSRPSLTVLDPANGDVVRTIALPAAASGAPMSYTVDGRQYVVVAVGAGSFDAELVALSLASDLPEQRPGTLGFSPPSVTARETDGEITLSVVRAGGGDGAVAASVRTAGGTATAGTDYEPIARTLAWAHSDSASRMFTLRLLEDGAGEGPETIELELHDALGGAALGERRMVVTVEEADAPTGPIAECVPDPTTLCLNDGRFRIRARFATAVGGDYASAAGTRLTGDTGYFTFFDPENIEIVLKVLDACVLSGQYWLYAAGLTDLEVELEVADPVTQRRRVITSPLGELFQPVANNQAFNCE; encoded by the coding sequence GTGACCCGCGCGCCGGCCGCCGTCATCCTGCTCGTCGCCGCGGCGACCGTGGCGCCGGCGGCCGGACAGCACGGCGCGATCGGAGGAGAGTGGCACGAGTACGGCGGCGACGCCGGCGGCACGAAGTACGCACCGCTCGGTCAGATCCACCGCGGCAACGTCGACGATCTGGCCATCCGCTGGCGCTGGGAATCGCCAGACAACTCGATCGCGGACCCCGACGCCGGTCTCGACAACGTCGCCTTCGAGTCCACCCCGCTGATGAGGAACGGCGTCCTCTACACCAGCACGTCATTCAGCCAGGCGGCCGCCATCGACGCCGCGACCGGCCGGCAGCTCTGGCTTCACGACCCGAGGAGCTACGACTCCGGACGCCCTCCGAACAACGGCTTCCTCCACCGCGGACTCGCCTGGTGGACGGACGGCGAGACGGAGACGGTGTACCTGGCCACCGGCGACGCCCGCCTGATCGCGCTCGATCCGGCGACCGGAAGGCCCCGGCGGGAGTTCGGCAACCGCGGCACCGTGGACCTCACAGCCGGCATCCGCTCCCTGAACGGCAGATCCGACCAGTACGGACACACCTCGCCGCCGACCGTCGTTGGCGACGTGGTGGTCGTTGGCTCGTCGGTCATGGACTGGGCGCCGCAGCCGGAATGGCCGCCGGGCGACGTCCGCGGCTACCACGCCCGCACGGGACGGCTGCTCTGGACCTTCCACACCGTGCCCCGCCCCGGCCAGTTCGGCTACTCGACCTGGGAGAACGGCTCCGCCGAACGGGTCGGCGGGGCCAACGTCTGGGCGCCGATGACCGCCGACCCGGAACTCGGCTATGTCTACCTGCCGGTGAGCGCCCCGTCGAACCACTTCTACGGCGGCCACCGCAAGGGCGACAACCTGTTCGCCAACAGCATCGTCTGTCTCGACGCGAGGACCGGCCGCCGCGTCTGGCACTACCAGATCGTTCACCACGACATCTGGGACTTCGACCTGCCGGCGCCGCCCAACCTGGTCGACATCACGGTCGGAGGCCGCGAGATCCCCGCGGTCGCGCAGGTCACCAAGCAAGGCTGGGTGTTCGTGTTCGACCGGCGGAACGGCAGGCCCGTGTGGCCGATCCACGAGGTTCCGGTTCCCCAGTCGTCCGTGCCCGGCGAGCGAACCGCGCTGACCCAGCCGCGGCCGACGAAACCGCCGCCCTTTGACCGGCTGGGGATCGCGCCGGAGGATCTGGGCGACGGCGCCGAAGAGGTGCTCGCCGACCTGGACTGGGGGCCGATTTACACGCCCCTGTCCACCCGCGGCGCCGTCATCTACCCGGGTCTCGGCGGCGGCGCGAACTGGGGCGGCGCCGCCTTCGATCCGACCCGCTCGAGGCTCTACGTTCCGGTCCAGGGGGTCGTTCCCTTCTGGATCCGCCTGTACCAGACCGCGATCTCCGGCTACTACCTGTACGACTCGGGCATCCTGTGGGCGTCCGGCAACCGCTATCTGCTGAAGCCGCCCTGGGGGCACGTCGCGGCCTACGACCTCGACCGCGGCGAGATCCTCTGGCAGCGGGTAAACGACGGTGCGAACGGCTACGCCGGCACTCCGTCCCTGCTCGCCACTCAGGATCTGCTCTTCTACGCCAACCGTAGCCGGCCCTCACTGACCGTCCTCGATCCCGCGAACGGCGACGTCGTCCGCACGATCGCGCTGCCGGCGGCAGCCTCGGGCGCCCCGATGAGCTACACCGTGGACGGCCGCCAGTACGTCGTCGTCGCGGTCGGCGCCGGGTCCTTCGACGCCGAACTCGTCGCCCTTTCCCTGGCGTCGGACCTGCCGGAGCAGCGTCCCGGCACCCTGGGCTTCTCCCCGCCGTCCGTGACGGCCCGGGAAACAGACGGTGAGATCACGCTGAGCGTCGTCCGCGCCGGCGGCGGCGACGGGGCGGTCGCCGCCTCCGTGCGGACCGCTGGAGGTACCGCCACGGCGGGAACCGACTACGAGCCGATCGCCCGCACACTCGCCTGGGCTCACAGCGATTCGGCCAGCCGGATGTTCACGCTCCGGCTGCTCGAGGACGGCGCCGGCGAGGGACCGGAGACGATTGAACTCGAACTTCACGATGCACTGGGCGGCGCGGCCCTCGGCGAGCGCCGCATGGTCGTCACGGTCGAGGAGGCGGACGCTCCGACCGGGCCGATCGCGGAATGCGTGCCGGACCCGACCACCCTCTGCCTCAACGACGGCCGCTTCCGGATCCGGGCCCGCTTTGCCACGGCCGTCGGGGGGGACTACGCCTCAGCCGCCGGCACCCGCCTGACCGGGGACACCGGCTACTTCACCTTCTTCGACCCGGAGAACATCGAGATCGTGCTGAAGGTCCTCGACGCCTGCGTGCTGAGCGGGCAGTACTGGCTCTACGCAGCCGGCCTCACCGACCTCGAGGTCGAGCTGGAAGTCGCCGACCCGGTGACCCAGCGACGACGCGTCATCACGAGTCCGCTCGGCGAGCTGTTCCAGCCGGTCGCCAACAACCAGGCGTTCAACTGCGAGTAG